The sequence CAGTGCGGGTAGAACTCGTCGCCGTAGGTGCCTGCGCGGCGCGCCGCCGCCTCGCTGTGTCCACCGATCATGATCGGGACGCCGCCGGGCTGCGCCGGGCTCGGATTGCTGATGACGGCCTGGAAGTCGAAGTAGTCCCCCTTGTAGGACGACACGTCGTTGTTCCAGAGTACGCGCAGGATTTCGAGCCACTCGTTCGTACGCTTGCCGCGATCGCCGAAATTCTGCCCGAGGGCCTCGACCTCCTCCTCGACCCAGCCGACGCCGACGCCGAGGGTCACGCGACCCTTCGAATACTGGTCGAGGGTCGCGACTTCCTTGGCGAGGATGATCGGGTGACGCTGGGGCAGGATCAGCATCGACGTCCCGATCCGCAGATGCTCGGTCGCCGACGCGATCAGCATCATCAGGATCAGCGGATCCGGCATGTTCGAATCCGCGGGGAGCGGCGTCCGGCCGGTCGTCTTGTAGGGGTAGCGGGAGTCGTACTCCGCGTGCATCACGGCGTGGTCGATCGTCCAGATCGACTCGAAGCCCATCTCTTCGACCAGCTGCGCATAGCGCTCGACGAAGTCGGGGTCCCCGATCGGCCCCATCTGCGGCGGCGGAATACGAATCCCGAACTTCATGCCTGTCCTCTCACGGTCGTGGGCGAAGGCTGGGATCAGAATCCCGCGAGCCGCTCCGACGTATCTTCGATCTCCGGGAACTCCGTCGCGAGCTCCGCTTCGAGCGCGCCCTCGAGGTCGCGGCCTTCCTGCGCCAGATCGTAGAGCTTCTTCATCGCGGCGACGGCGGCGCGGGAGTTGGCCGCGATCCTGGCCGCCCGCTCCGCGACCAATGCATCGAGCGCTTCCTCGTTCTCGACCGCCGCATTCGCGACGCCGAGCTCGACGGCCTCGGCGCCCAGGAAGGTCCGCGCGGTATACGAGAGCTCCTTCGCGCGACGCACGCCGACCGCCTGGGCGAGGGTCTGGCTCATACCCCAGGTCGGGCGGAGACCGAACCGGGCATGCGTATCGCCGAACTTCGTGTCCCGCGTCGTGAACACGAAGTCGCAGTGGAGCGCGATCTCGAGCGCGCCGGTGAAGCAGGCGCCGTGGACCTTCGCGATCACGGGCAGCTCGGAGCGGCGGATCGCCCGATACGCGCCACGGGCCGGCTGGTCGAACACGTCACCGATCTTCCCGCCCTTCGGATCGATCCCCTGCAGCACCTTCAAGTCGACCCCCGCGGAGAAGGCACGGCCAGCGCCCTCCAGAACGATCACGGACACGTCGTCTCGACCGCCCGCCGCGATGACCAGCGCCTCGATCCCCGCGAGCATCTCCGGTCGGAACGCGTTGAGCGCGTCCGGCCGGTTCAGCCGGATCGTGAGCACGCGATCGGCGTGCTCGACTTCGAGCATGTCGGTGTCGACTGCGAGGGGAAGAGCCATTCCGCTTCGGTAGCAGAATGCGCTGGGAGCGTCATTCGCCGGTCGGGGGCGCTTCGACCTTCGGAGCCCGTCGCGCGGCCTGCTCCTCGACGAATTCGTCCGCGGCACGCCGTCGCGAAGC is a genomic window of bacterium containing:
- a CDS encoding LLM class F420-dependent oxidoreductase; the protein is MKFGIRIPPPQMGPIGDPDFVERYAQLVEEMGFESIWTIDHAVMHAEYDSRYPYKTTGRTPLPADSNMPDPLILMMLIASATEHLRIGTSMLILPQRHPIILAKEVATLDQYSKGRVTLGVGVGWVEEEVEALGQNFGDRGKRTNEWLEILRVLWNNDVSSYKGDYFDFQAVISNPSPAQPGGVPIMIGGHSEAAARRAGTYGDEFYPHWSTRGPNKEELERLWPIVMEAAEAAGRPRDAVRLTLTSTSDAKTALETAEFCQELGAERVVVLPPKGELDGALPDELARFRDQVIAKLG
- a CDS encoding enoyl-CoA hydratase/isomerase family protein, which produces MALPLAVDTDMLEVEHADRVLTIRLNRPDALNAFRPEMLAGIEALVIAAGGRDDVSVIVLEGAGRAFSAGVDLKVLQGIDPKGGKIGDVFDQPARGAYRAIRRSELPVIAKVHGACFTGALEIALHCDFVFTTRDTKFGDTHARFGLRPTWGMSQTLAQAVGVRRAKELSYTARTFLGAEAVELGVANAAVENEEALDALVAERAARIAANSRAAVAAMKKLYDLAQEGRDLEGALEAELATEFPEIEDTSERLAGF